From Panulirus ornatus isolate Po-2019 chromosome 67, ASM3632096v1, whole genome shotgun sequence, a single genomic window includes:
- the LOC139747078 gene encoding ionotropic receptor 21a-like, which yields MGLHRVLSMLVFAFSTCRKVHVNTAINSPSNCSHDRDPLPYTTFTAVTTRSPLPLTTYDGQLTTRLPLMGHHLNTDNYPAGSEAVNARPRRMEMQRKFVKVLEKQRTREISMFPRDTDSLRQMLVAVAKQELRECNLVLAYDTGYSGQQAVLEELLQLPNLRQVVNINATDDLLSIMWESTMCRGYLFLLDTPESLLNYANIYHHTWDYSGRYILVAPLLEQLEAFVSTKNGKKTEHIVGVVKSSSEGEWMLYMNQLYWGQGVRRINTWRHHRFTHQLDLFPDKLADLQGAVLKVSTFMFEPCIFYRRAPNGSIVSRYGVDIEVTKAVAYLLNFTAKFEEPPDRKTWGSKLENGSWYGMVGQLERNEVDIGVANLYVSSFQTEVLDFSAPYTSEMTCFMTRTEPPLPRWQALAFPFHIRMWLAILAGLTVSGPLLFFVAWCSSRCGGEEIRSLQSLSFSWYYAFGMHFCEAHVSLPRMASTQILVMFLWLYTMILTIAYSSNLRAFLIVRKPPAMMETIKEVYESGLQVAADGTIYKAGIAASSDPYLQGLTKVYKGYDFQEEAFPLVLEGKAVFLGNRVTLEFLVSKFTIQGIPRMRIMKENFASYTIAMALQRHSPLKRKVDMVLGWIRQSGLVRYYFVDSLRQAAAYEKDGDDEGDADGGGGGSDQLVVADGVIPLGLDHMQGILLVTVIGWIFSAQAFLLEKTIMSG from the exons ATGGGCCTACATCGGGTGCTTTCGATGCTGGTCTTCGCGTTCTCAACATGCCGCAAGGTCCATGTGAATACAGCAATCAACTCCCCGAGCAACTGCTCCCACGACCGAGATCCTCTGCCTTACACAACATTCACAGCGGTGACTACCCGCAGTCCTTTGCCCTTAACGACTTATGATGGACAGCTGACAACACGGCTCCCGCTGATGGGTCATCACCTCAACACAGACAACTACCCAGCCGGGAGTGAAGCTGTCAACGCTAGACCAAGAAGGATGGAAATGCAGCGAAAGTTTGTGAAGGTTTTAGAGAAGCAAAGGACGAGAGAGATCTCGATGTTTCCAAGAGATACAGATTCACTGAGGCAGATGTTGGTAGCAGTAGCCAAGCAAGAGCTCAGGGAATGTAATCTGGTGTTGGCTTATGATACTGGGTACAGCGGTCAACAAGCCGTGCTGGAGGAACTGCTTCAGCTGCCTAATCTACGACAG GTGGTGAACATCAACGCAACAGACGACTTGCTGAGCATAATGTGGGAGTCCACAATGTGTCGTGGTTACCTCTTCCTGCTTGACACACCAGAGTCTCTCCTTAACTACGCCAATATCTATCATCATACCTGGGATTACAGCGGCAG GTATATTTTGGTTGCACCGTTGCTGGAGCAGCTGGAGGCCTTCGTATCTACAAAGAACGGAAAGAAAACGGAACACATCGTGGGAGTAGTCAAG TCTAGCAGCGAGGGAGAGTGGATGCTAtacatgaaccagctgtactgGGGTCAGGGAGTGAGGCGCATCAACACCTGGCGCCACCACAGGTTCACCCACCAACTAGATCTCTTCCCCGACAAACTGGCTGATCTTCAGGGAGCCGTTCTTAAG GTCTCCACGTTCATGTTTGAGCCGTGTATCTTTTATCGCCGGGCACCGAACGGGTCGATTGTGTCACGCTACGGCGTGGACATCGAGGTCACCAAGGCGGTCGCTTATCTTCTTAACTTCACTGCCAAGTTTGAGGAACCACCTGATA GAAAGACGTGGGGCTCAAAGTTGGAAAATGGCTCGTGGTATGGAATGGTGGGACAACTAGAGAGAAACGAAGTGGATATTGGAGTTGCTAACTTGTACGTGTCTAGCTTTCAGACGGAAGTTTTAGACTTCTCTGCTCCTTATACATCAGAG ATGACGTGTTTCATGACCCGTACGGAGCCACCACTTCCCCGCTGGCAAGCCCTGGCCTTCCCCTTCCACATTCGGATGTGGCTGGCCATCCTCGCTGGCCTCACTGTCTCAGGTCCGCTTCTCTTCTTCGTGGCCTGGTGCAGCAGCCGATG TGGTGGTGAAGAGATAAGAAGCCTTCAGTCCCTCAGCTTCAGCTGGTATTACGCCTTCGGTATGCACTTCTGTGAAGCTCACGTTTCCTTACCTCGTATGGCCAGCACTCAGATCTTGGTCATGTTCCTGTGGCTGTACACAATGATACTGACCATTGCCTACTCCTCCAACCTGAGGGCTTTCCTAATTGTGAGAAAGCCACCGGCTATGATGGAGACCATCAAGGAAGTATATGAATCCGGTCTGCAAGTGGCGGCAGATGGAACTATCTATAAAGCTGGAATAGCTGCTTCAAGTGACCCTTACCTACAG GGACTGACGAAAGTTTACAAGGGATATGACTTTCAAGAGGAAGCTTTTCCTTTGGTTCTGGAGGGCAAGGCTGTCTTCCTGGGGAACCGAGTCACACTGGAGTTCCTAGTCTCGAAGTTTACCATCCAGGGTATCCCTCGCATGAGAATCATGAAG GAGAACTTTGCGTCCTACACCATCGCCATGGCCCTACAACGCCATTCGCCACTTAAGAGGAAAGTTGACATGGTTCTCGGTTGGATACGACAGAGCGGCCTAGTCAGATACTACTTCGTCGATTCTCTTCGACAGGCAGCTGCATATGAG AAGGATGGCGATGATGAAGGCgacgctgacggaggaggaggtggtagcgaCCAGTTGGTTGTGGCAGATGGCGTCATTCCCCTGGGCCTGGACCATATGCAGGGCATCCTCTTAGTCACTGTTATCGGCTGGATCTTCTCCGCTCAAGCGTTTTTACTCGAGAAAACTATCATGTCTGGTTAA